GTTACACGAGCTTCCGGTGTTTCGAACAATTTGCATCCTAAAATGTGTGCCAAACAATTATGGGAACTGTCatcgtttaatattttttcatggatACTATTTATTAAGGTCAAATTAATCGCTCATGTATACTATATGAGTAATCGTGTCCGTAATAATTACGTTCTagttgtgagaattttttttcatcatctattCGTacagatagaaaaaaatacataaaataaaatatcattacCAGCATCCGAAAAATCCCCTCGTGACAATTTCTAACGAGATACTTAGAATAGCGAGATAACTTCGTTATCGAACGCTCATTTGACAAAGTGATTTCACCGAACGTGAATGAGGAACGGATGCGTGATTAAAAATGCGATGACTTGTTTAATTATCGCGAATTTTGATAACGTTTGCGAAGTACAAGAACGATAAATATAATATCGATAACAATCATTTATATGAAATAATTTCCCCAGTGAATTGAACATTTGAAGCGGTGATTCAgaaaatttgatcagaaaatGCCAGAGGTATCTGTGTGACGGTATTTCGAGAACCATTATCAACAAGTGTTTCGAATAAATTAACAAGCTCGTGGTTGGAGGGATGTGAATCAAAATAACGTACTGTAATTAACAACATAAGAGGCATGATGATTATTATCTCAAATAGAAAACTTCATTTATATAATTACCAATGCCATAACTTCTTTCCCCTGGTACGGGGTTCCAAGGGTGCATCCTCATTGTGAGTGTTTTTTATGGAATAATGAACATGTTTGTTTGAATTGTTTGTATACTAGAATCGTTGAGGTTTATGGGTAATTGTTTTATCACGATTTTTACTTGAACGTCTGATGATTTATGAAAGGAATTCGAATTTGCTCAATTACTACATCGCGTcgcaaattggaaaattttttatatcaaaacacgaaaacaaaaaaagaaaacaagagaaagccacagaaaaatttttaatgacgtttttcGCTTTGATCACAGATGAAAACCAAGAAGTAGGCATTTCAAACTTGGTAGGTAGttcttttcaatcaatttttattttttttttttaaatttatttaatttaatttttgattgatcACTTGATCAGTaagaactgaaaattgaattttgaattttgatcaatggaaaatgattatttgaatcaaaaaattcggctgaaaggtgaaaaatgaaaataatactacaaaaaaataaaaataattaccgaAAATTTAAACAACATCGAACACGGTTCGGACTTCGGGATCGTGAATGAACATGAACACCGAATTCATCGTTTTACACGCcagattttgtcaattttgtcaCTGATGAAAATAACAACTGCCACAAAATCGAGTTAACTAGATTATTAATTTGATTCTGATTTGGATTCATATAATTAGATCATCATTTGAAATACAATAACAATGGCTAAACCAGAAGCACAGTTCCTCAATGAGGAAGCAGTTCCATCAGCTTCATCTTTGATGGAAATTGTAAGCCTCCGAATCCGACTGGTAAGTTGAATATTTCTCCTGCTTTTTCATCTTGCTTTTCAGATCATGAACCGCGTCACTCATGTAATTTTTGTGGTTGACTTCAGAAACAGCGCGAATTGTTGTGCAATGCGATGAAGCTCCGATTTATACTCGAAAAATTGATGAGGTTGGGGAAACCCCGAAATGTTAACAAACGTCGATGGAACCGAATTCATAGATTGAGACAATGGGACAATTTTCTTACCCGCCAAGATAATCACCCATTAGTGCAACGATTCATCAATTGCTTAGGATTTGACCAAGCGGACAGAATAAAAATCATCTTCGACATTATTGACGGACAAATACGCTCCTTCTTTCAGGGCGGTTTTATTTCAGATACTGTATTCAGATCTGGTAGTATTCCGGAAGTAGTCAAGTGTCTTCTTAGTTTAGAAGAAGAAGTTCTAGCTGCGTAGATATAGTACCCTGAAGCTTCAACGTATTATATTCGAATTCTTGTCACATGTTCATGTCGATTGTCGACCGGTTGAGATTTGATTTTTGTTCATTCTCTTCTCTCAGGAGGATTATCTTTCAAAGTTTCTTCCTTCActtttgtatgatttttatattttgtactATACCTACCAAACAATAGAAATACAATTACCTATGTGATTGCATTTTCTTTTATTCGGTTTAAGTTTAACTTTGCATCCTGCATTATtttgttcaaagttcaaacagAATTATATGAATACCTACGAGCGAAAGATTATGGTCCAGGCAGTGTGAGTAGGTGAGTACTTGGTTGAAGAGCGATCGCAGTATAAGCATTGCAATGTCACCGTGGAGATTTATTAGGCCTAGGTATGTAAAATATTGCATTGCGATGTCTCTAATCTCTGTGACTTATACTGgtggtataaaaaaatgtactgaGCAAAATGGTCCAACTTCAAAGACATTACCCAGAGGCTAGAACAGTCTAGTTAGGTACCATTTTGTTTTGTCATTCATTCATAGTTTTGTCACATGAAAATATTACCCCtgaaatattcgacaaaaaaaattgaaatgattgaaattttaatttagcaACTCTGAAAGTGAtgttataaaattgaaaattttagtttctcaaaaatttgctcTTCTCTcaacagtcaattttgattcaattccTAGAGTTTCGAACTTCGGAGTTCGGATCAATCGTCGGGATCAATGAActtagctatttttttttcgtgtttgaactttttagctatttttcGTGTTATGCTGTTTTCCTCTCCTCTTCAAATCACGCTTGGCCTTTGGGTGTGGTTTAGGTAACACTGTCCTTGCGTGTGTGTTTCTTATCAGTCAAATTTTTATCGATCAACTTCTATCAAGTAAAATGTTataatttcgagtaatttttccaGTATTAATTGTTCTGTAGCGCGTTTTTAACGAATATATAGTGTAAATATGATATCCCTCAAGTTACTAACGGTTTTAGCCACCTTGGGAGTGGCATATTCTCAAAATGCTGCCGCTCCTGTACTGATATGGGGTAACCATCACAGCATAGATAAAATGACATCGAATATGGGCAAAATCAGCGCCAATAATATCGAAGATTGGATCATGAAACCATCGACTGAAAATGAAGATACTCGCGTAGTAGTCGGTATCCTCGAAAGCTTCTCGTTGCCGGACTTGTTCAAGAAATATGGAGACGAAAGTGTGTTTTCAAATGTGCAAAGCTCAATGGGCGATAGTAAATATAagaattttttcgttcaaacGAATGGTCTATCGAAAAGAATACATGATGCTGCTGATGAGTCGGTTTCCGGTGTACAGAACTTGGTTGCGACGAGTGATTCTAAGAAAATACACGTCATTAAGATCACTCCAAAAGGAGAAAATCTTgctgaaactttgaaaatgtccGATAATATAATGCATAAAGCATGTAAAGAGTACGCTTCTCTATATAAATCATACATCTGCGTTATGACTGGTTCATCTGATGGTCAAGAAACAGACCATGTTCGTATTGCTCGCAGTTTACTGCAGACTAATGAACCAGCAGCTGAAGTTAAATCAGAAACGCCTATGAATATCTACTTCAGCCCAGGATTCGCTCTTATATACACGAAAACTACGCCCGTGTTTTGGACGGTTGTTGATAATCAATCGAGACGGTATAATCTTACTAAAATTGGCGAAGTAAGTGCTATCGTACAATCAACTACTCAGAATACTTCACAAATGCatgtttaatgatttttttttcatttttcagactaCCAAATCAGAAAAAACTTTATTCGTATATTTTCAAGACAAGGCTAACTCATCTCCAAAAATCCGTTTAGCTTTTACTTTCATCAACGAAAGCTCCACTTGGAGTCTGGAACAAATAGGATACGGTGATGGCGCGAAAAACCAAGTAATCATGAAACCTTCCATAAAGATCTCTTCCTCTTTCGGCAACTCTTTCCATACACCTTCGAAAGTAGTTTTCCGGAGTGATGATCTAGTCTACAATTTGACATTCAATTCTTTGCAGGTTAGTTATCgactattttcatgatttttttctccgattaaaaaacaattatttcatCTTTATTCTTTATTTCAGGTTGAATTCACGAATAATCCAAAAACTCTGCAAACGATGAGGTTCAATGCTGCGGACGATACGGTTTACTTTTTCACCATTCCGATCCTTAGTGGACTTTTCGTTACCAGTTTATTAGTCACCATTGTATTGTTAGGTTTATCTATgatttttgatatcaaaacaATGGATTTATTCGACGACCCGAAAGGAAAAACTGTTACCATAAATGCCTCCGAATAATTTATCTAAGTTTTAATTTCGTTTAGggcgtttctttttttcttttttcctttttgtttgttttatcgTGTCGAAAAGTCGAGTGTAAAAGCAGCGGggtaaataaattttctaaatcGGTTCTGCCGAAATTTATCGttagtttttcaattataaGTACTATACGTAAAATGCATATACATAAATACGATAATTGAGTCAATGATTAAACTACTTTGTTTTAAACCGAAACCCTCTAAACACATTCCTGTATCTGTTAGTTCTACGaatttggtataaaaaattgtcatcataCCAAGTGTCTTTCATAGATGATTGATGTTTGAATCAACACTACGCAGTTTCTTAAGTTTTATAAAGCACAAAGTAGTCGCAATCCATTTAGGTGTTACATCCTATCGTGTAAGTTAAATTAGTGTGTAGAGCTATGAAAACTGTCGGAATTTCTTCATCTGTGTACATATGAACTAAGTTTGCACTGTCTTCAATTATAAGTCGTTAATTTAAAAACTtcgattgtaatttttaattcatattGTATGttgtaaatttcatttaatgGTTTGATTCGATTTTCTTACTTatcctttgattttttccttttagaacttttagaattttgttgtacttaattaaatgaaaattcgttttttttttgttattgatATTGGGctaatttgtaaatttatctagtccaattgaaattatttttaaatgtacGTACTTATCTGTATCTGTATTATTATAATCATGAAATTACAAAGTATGCTGTTGTCGAATCGTCTCATCATTTCGTCGGTCttggtgtatttttattttgaaaaatttaaatttcgtgCAGTAGGTGATAATATTAGGCAATCACCAATcagatccaattttttttccttgacatttcaaagtattttccaattttaccaTAATATTTAATCTTCGTAGCACCAACATTCAAAATCGCAATAGGTACTCCAAAGAGCTCAAAGAAACGCCACCAGAACACAAAAAATCCACACCGACgctaaaaatgtcaactttattcaaattacctactcgacGAGTAAGTAAACAAGagtaaaatatgagaaaaaattagaacaaattCACGTCAAAacctaataataattaataagtaaaaaatttggtaaaaacaactgaaatataaaatatttcgcaaaatgattacattccggcgaaataaaataacattatctgcgtactaaaaaaaaaaaaaatcaatatacttcgcagtaaaaaataaacattacaCAAACTAACGcacaaaacaatcaaaatattaaaacttGAGAAACCTAGGTAGAGATACACGTAAATAAGTACACTATACTAAACAAAACAATAAGGAAAAACAATGGAGAAGAAATAAAGGCACATTCATTTgcacttgaaattcaaaatcgtaaaaattgaacaaattttcgatATCAAACCGtcaattattaatattttctgCATTGCTTAAACGGTGTCTTCTCGAGGTAAGTCTGAGCGATGGCCTAGGTTTATACAGGTCACTTTCGTCGTAGTAGCAATTCATTATACTTTGTCTACGTCTCTCTTCTCTCTCTTCAGCGGTTTTCGTATCGTTTGCTTTTTTCACAGGTGGATCTGGCGTTTTCCTATGGAAACCAAATGTATCgattattattaaattattattattcgaataagGTCAACTAGAGGAATGGAAATTTCCAAAGATGAgtggggtgtttttttttaaaaggtttgtTTTCAATGACGGCAGACGAGAGGTTATAGGGATatggatggaaaaattttcgatgaCGATGGTCACTtatgtataggtataagtatgtATTTGGACTTACGTAGTAGCAGCGCCTTCGCTAGTGCTTGTTTCAACCGTATCTGTTTTTGTTTCGTTATTCAACGCAGCATTTTCtgtaatgaaataataaaaattaatgaaagagTTTTTTACAAAGATGTGTACAGTTTCAACAAGTGTAGATTTTCGAAAAGTACGTACTTGTTTTATTCTTGGGTTGCGCTGCTGCTACAGCTGTTGTTGTCGTTGCTGCTGCTGATACAAGTGTTGCTGATTCATTGGTACCTTTCGAGTGAGTACTACTGGTTCCCGTTGAAGATACCTGAAATCACATCAGATCATGATTAATAATAcagtttgtaaaaatattaaaatttcatgaaattggcacagaaatacatattttgagagctttaaaaatttttacaactttgagttTCGCAATTGAGTAGCTGAAATTatctataaattaaaaatttaaaccacCATACTGGTTCCTCAATTAAAAAATCTTCGAATCCAAAAATATGAGctcacatcaaaaatgaaaaatttgaaaattgaaaaaaaactgcaattccGGCCTGAAAAAACCGtcatccaaaaattacaaaaatttttcccaatAAAGTTCAGACTGAAATTAAAGAGTAGAACTCACCGAATTACGTCTGCAATCAGAACTCTCAGATTCACTCTTCTTATGAATAGCGTTTGCAATGCTCATCGCTCTGACTTTATTAACCTTAGAAACTTTTTTAGGTACTGGTGAGGCTTTAGCTTTTGCTGCAGCGACGTTGACGGTATTTTCAGCCAACCCATTACTTATGGAATCGTTCAATTGACCGGAGGTTAATTTTATCTTGAGCGGATTGACGATGGTTCTTTTAATGCCCAATGTTCTCTTTTTCTTCTTAACAGGTTCGGGGTTTAAGTTACACGGTTCAGGATTATCCATTTCAATACCCGAATCATCAGcgagttttcgttttttgttgagtattttttgatcGGCAGATTCATCGGTTTTCTTAATTCTTAACATAATACTGTTATCTcctaattttttagtaattatttCCGAATTATATTTACAAGGACTAGTTTTTGGGTCGTCTGACTTGCTTCGTATCACTTTCGCTCCTAAGCAATCGACAAACATGAAATCGTAAGCTTCTGGGTAATCCATTTCAATAGAGAGATTTTCCACATTGAAATTATACGATTCATTCAACAGTTCGTTGGCAAATTGCATGAAATCACTGTTGTAATCCGGAATAGGTAAGTAGAGAACTGGATCTTGGATTTGTTCTAATTGATCGCAGACTTGCCGCGTTTTATTTTCAGCATCTGAGATTGACTTCAGACCGAGACTGGTATCTTCTTCTGCCTTCACAGTTGGAGTTTTGTTTTCGGTTACGTTGTTGACCATTTCTTTGGCATCATTCTCTGGCAGGGTGAGTTGCTTAGGTAGTCGCGTCTTGGCACCGTTGGCTTTAATCTCGGATTGGACAATTTTGATGGCATCTTCTTCGGTTGAAGGCGTCTTGACGAACGGTTGATCGAATTTAGATTCGTCAGGCACATCACCGAGTTTGAAATTCGGATCTGTGTACGAATTGGCGAGATCTTCAAGTATCAAGTTAGCTCTTTCGTCTTCGATGATTGGAATACTATCGATTTCATCGTTATCGCATAGCTTAGTATTGTTGTTCGCAGCATGATTCACGTCGTTGCCAAAAATGCGATCAGTTTCGTCGTCGCTCAGCGTGCAGCTTCCGTCAATCAACGAATATTGACGATCTACTCGTCTTATGTTCAATTTAACATCTGTCAGCGTTTCAATAATACCGTTGGTGAGTTCTTTGCATTTATCATAATTACCATTTTTACCGAATCTTCTCATGACAAAATAGTCGACCGTTCGACGTAGCTTGACTTTATACGCGGTTGATTTATCAGCATCGGTCGTCGTTTCATCGGCGTTCTGCTCGGagctttttgatttgaaatcttCTTCGTACAGTTTACGCAATTTCATTATTCTTCTAATATCGGCGAAGTTCTTCGCTATTTTAGGTTTTTTCAGGACGGGTTTAATATTCGTAGGTTGGAACATCTCGTTCATCATGTCTTCGATATGATCGTTCGATTGGTCGTTAGCCTTTTCGGGGAATATTTCACGAGCTGAGAAATTCGGTTCGGATTTGGTATTGTTTTGAAAACCTTTATCGGGACTAGATTCGAGGATCAGTTCGAGATCGTCTTCGACTGCTTGAGGTTTTTCTTCGCGACTGggtaatttttctgaatgattttTCGCGTGTTCGGAGTCGTTTCTTTTGGTTTTATGCGAAGATGAAGACGAAGAAGAGTGTCTGTGTTTACTCGATCCTTTATCTCTATCAGATCTGCTCGACTGCTGAGATGAGGTATGATGAATCGAAGACGAATTTGAAGTAGAAGGACCGCTGCTGTCGCGATCCGAAGAACGTCTAtcggtttttttcttttcgtcgATGTTGCATTGGGAACGTGATTTTTTCGGATCTTCGTCTTTCTTTTTGCTTTTATGGCTGTCGACGTTCTTGCTGCTGCTTTTTTTGTCGTCCCTCGGTTTATCGTATTTGTGTTTAGAGTCTTCGGATTTGACAGAtttggaggattttttatcatctGACGAAGAAGCCTTGTAAGGATCTTTTTTACGATCTTTATCTTTATCATCTCTCGGGGAGTGTTTTTTATCGTCTTCTTTCTTACGGTCGTTCCTGGAATCTTTACGATGTTCGCTTTTGTCATCTTTTTTGCTATCGCTTCGATCATCTTTTTTATACTCGGATCTAGTCGAATCTTTTTTATGCTCACTTTTGTCATCTTTTTTGCTATCGTCTTTCCTGTGTTCGCTTTTAGACTTACGATCGTGATCGGAGGATTTTGAATGATCTCTCGAATGATGAGATTTATCATCCTTTCTGCTGTGGCTGCTTTTTGACGACGATGAATCATGCCTGTGTCTGTCTTTATCGCGATCTTTACTTCTTTGTTCGCTTCGATGTTTATCGTACTTACGATCTTTATCGCTCTTGTGTTCGGATTTCTTCTCGGTGTGTTTTTCTTTACTTTCGGCCGGTTTATCATCTTTATACTTTGATTTCTTTTTGGCATCATccagtcgatttttttctttatatttaTCTTCTTCTTTGGGTGGTTTTGTTTCAATCGTTTCTACGGGTTTGGTTTCAATGTTATCTTCGAgaactttctcaattttttcaaaattcacctccGGTACTTCTAAAGCTACAGGTTCTGCTGCGTCTAAGGCAATTGGATCGAGAAGTTGTTTATTTTTAACGTGATCGTCGCTATCATCCGATGTTTCGTAATTGATAGTTGGTGTTTTTGGTATTTCTATAGGCGATATGTGAACTTTTTCCGGTGCAGGAGGAGTCGAATACGAACTGCGAACTGAATCCAGACTATCGTCGTGTTCGGTAATGATTTTCGATTCGTCGGCTTTACAGATGATATCGATCTTGTCTTCGACTCCTGGTATCTCCGGTTCGTTGGATGCTTTCTCGAAAATAATTTCGCTAAAGTTCGAGTCTGCGCTACCGATGGACATGTCGTTATCGGATTTTTCATTCGGTTCGAAAACAGGTGATATTTCATCGTCGCTGGATTCTGAATCGAATTCTGATAACGGTGGTCCTTTCATATCAACTTTTGGGAAATGTTTTTCGAGTTCTGGTTTAATCGATTTACCTGTAAAATTTCGATACACTTTAATCAAAAGAGAACATTCAATACACATTGATTCGTTGAAAGTATACTAACCTGAATCTTTAACGTTATCAAATGGCTTGACTTTGATACTCGATGATTTATCACGGCTGGATTTATCATCAGTTGATGGCATTTTACTGGTGGAAGAATCATTTCTTTGGTTATCCATTCCAGAGTGTTCGCGAGACCAGTTCGAACGATATTTTTCGGCTTCTTTTTTCGTATCATAAATATCTACTTTGGAAACACCAGGAACACCGCTATCAGGTACATCTCTGAAGAAACCTTTTTCATTGGACGATTTAGTTTCTCTTTGACTAGGAGTATTATCAACTTCTCGAGGTATACCCAAGTATTTATACAACATGTCTTCAACTTTCGGTACT
This region of Planococcus citri chromosome 5, ihPlaCitr1.1, whole genome shotgun sequence genomic DNA includes:
- the LOC135846383 gene encoding biorientation of chromosomes in cell division protein 1-like 1 isoform X1 — encoded protein: MEYVPGDPILIKNIVTQLKSQGIFDQIRKECIADVDTKPAYQNLCHRADNQVSKFLSKVKWGPDLHKNQTRENIRKQVNGCTFVEPGIAIIVDQLVNPRINTVLVPKVEDMLYKYLGIPREVDNTPSQRETKSSNEKGFFRDVPDSGVPGVSKVDIYDTKKEAEKYRSNWSREHSGMDNQRNDSSTSKMPSTDDKSSRDKSSSIKVKPFDNVKDSGKSIKPELEKHFPKVDMKGPPLSEFDSESSDDEISPVFEPNEKSDNDMSIGSADSNFSEIIFEKASNEPEIPGVEDKIDIICKADESKIITEHDDSLDSVRSSYSTPPAPEKVHISPIEIPKTPTINYETSDDSDDHVKNKQLLDPIALDAAEPVALEVPEVNFEKIEKVLEDNIETKPVETIETKPPKEEDKYKEKNRLDDAKKKSKYKDDKPAESKEKHTEKKSEHKSDKDRKYDKHRSEQRSKDRDKDRHRHDSSSSKSSHSRKDDKSHHSRDHSKSSDHDRKSKSEHRKDDSKKDDKSEHKKDSTRSEYKKDDRSDSKKDDKSEHRKDSRNDRKKEDDKKHSPRDDKDKDRKKDPYKASSSDDKKSSKSVKSEDSKHKYDKPRDDKKSSSKNVDSHKSKKKDEDPKKSRSQCNIDEKKKTDRRSSDRDSSGPSTSNSSSIHHTSSQQSSRSDRDKGSSKHRHSSSSSSSHKTKRNDSEHAKNHSEKLPSREEKPQAVEDDLELILESSPDKGFQNNTKSEPNFSAREIFPEKANDQSNDHIEDMMNEMFQPTNIKPVLKKPKIAKNFADIRRIMKLRKLYEEDFKSKSSEQNADETTTDADKSTAYKVKLRRTVDYFVMRRFGKNGNYDKCKELTNGIIETLTDVKLNIRRVDRQYSLIDGSCTLSDDETDRIFGNDVNHAANNNTKLCDNDEIDSIPIIEDERANLILEDLANSYTDPNFKLGDVPDESKFDQPFVKTPSTEEDAIKIVQSEIKANGAKTRLPKQLTLPENDAKEMVNNVTENKTPTVKAEEDTSLGLKSISDAENKTRQVCDQLEQIQDPVLYLPIPDYNSDFMQFANELLNESYNFNVENLSIEMDYPEAYDFMFVDCLGAKVIRSKSDDPKTSPCKYNSEIITKKLGDNSIMLRIKKTDESADQKILNKKRKLADDSGIEMDNPEPCNLNPEPVKKKKRTLGIKRTIVNPLKIKLTSGQLNDSISNGLAENTVNVAAAKAKASPVPKKVSKVNKVRAMSIANAIHKKSESESSDCRRNSVSSTGTSSTHSKGTNESATLVSAAATTTTAVAAAQPKNKTKNAALNNETKTDTVETSTSEGAATTKTPDPPVKKANDTKTAEEREERRRQSIMNCYYDESDLYKPRPSLRLTSRRHRLSNAENINN
- the LOC135846383 gene encoding biorientation of chromosomes in cell division protein 1-like 1 isoform X2 yields the protein MEYVPGDPILIKNIVTQLKSQGIFDQIRKECIADVDTKPAYQNLCHRADNQVSKFLSKVKWGPDLHKNQTRENIRKQVNGCTFVEPGIAIIVDQLVNPRINTVLVPKVEDMLYKYLGIPREVDNTPSQRETKSSNEKGFFRDVPDSGVPGVSKVDIYDTKKEAEKYRSNWSREHSGMDNQRNDSSTSKMPSTDDKSSRDKSSSIKVKPFDNVKDSGKSIKPELEKHFPKVDMKGPPLSEFDSESSDDEISPVFEPNEKSDNDMSIGSADSNFSEIIFEKASNEPEIPGVEDKIDIICKADESKIITEHDDSLDSVRSSYSTPPAPEKVHISPIEIPKTPTINYETSDDSDDHVKNKQLLDPIALDAAEPVALEVPEVNFEKIEKVLEDNIETKPVETIETKPPKEEDKYKEKNRLDDAKKKSKYKDDKPAESKEKHTEKKSEHKSDKDRKYDKHRSEQRSKDRDKDRHRHDSSSSKSSHSRKDDKSHHSRDHSKSSDHDRKSKSEHRKDDSKKDDKSEHKKDSTRSEYKKDDRSDSKKDDKSEHRKDSRNDRKKEDDKKHSPRDDKDKDRKKDPYKASSSDDKKSSKSVKSEDSKHKYDKPRDDKKSSSKNVDSHKSKKKDEDPKKSRSQCNIDEKKKTDRRSSDRDSSGPSTSNSSSIHHTSSQQSSRSDRDKGSSKHRHSSSSSSSHKTKRNDSEHAKNHSEKLPSREEKPQAVEDDLELILESSPDKGFQNNTKSEPNFSAREIFPEKANDQSNDHIEDMMNEMFQPTNIKPVLKKPKIAKNFADIRRIMKLRKLYEEDFKSKSSEQNADETTTDADKSTAYKVKLRRTVDYFVMRRFGKNGNYDKCKELTNGIIETLTDVKLNIRRVDRQYSLIDGSCTLSDDETDRIFGNDVNHAANNNTKLCDNDEIDSIPIIEDERANLILEDLANSYTDPNFKLGDVPDESKFDQPFVKTPSTEEDAIKIVQSEIKANGAKTRLPKQLTLPENDAKEMVNNVTENKTPTVKAEEDTSLGLKSISDAENKTRQVCDQLEQIQDPVLYLPIPDYNSDFMQFANELLNESYNFNVENLSIEMDYPEAYDFMFVDCLGAKVIRSKSDDPKTSPCKYNSEIITKKLGDNSIMLRIKKTDESADQKILNKKRKLADDSGIEMDNPEPCNLNPEPVKKKKRTLGIKRTIVNPLKIKLTSGQLNDSISNGLAENTVNVAAAKAKASPVPKKVSKVNKVRAMSIANAIHKKSESESSDCRRNSAGIAVFFQFSNFSFLM
- the VhaAC45 gene encoding V-type proton ATPase subunit S1; the protein is MISLKLLTVLATLGVAYSQNAAAPVLIWGNHHSIDKMTSNMGKISANNIEDWIMKPSTENEDTRVVVGILESFSLPDLFKKYGDESVFSNVQSSMGDSKYKNFFVQTNGLSKRIHDAADESVSGVQNLVATSDSKKIHVIKITPKGENLAETLKMSDNIMHKACKEYASLYKSYICVMTGSSDGQETDHVRIARSLLQTNEPAAEVKSETPMNIYFSPGFALIYTKTTPVFWTVVDNQSRRYNLTKIGETTKSEKTLFVYFQDKANSSPKIRLAFTFINESSTWSLEQIGYGDGAKNQVIMKPSIKISSSFGNSFHTPSKVVFRSDDLVYNLTFNSLQVEFTNNPKTLQTMRFNAADDTVYFFTIPILSGLFVTSLLVTIVLLGLSMIFDIKTMDLFDDPKGKTVTINASE